A genome region from Triticum aestivum cultivar Chinese Spring chromosome 2B, IWGSC CS RefSeq v2.1, whole genome shotgun sequence includes the following:
- the LOC123040591 gene encoding NAC domain-containing protein 92 yields MSDVTAVMDLEAEERQLALPPGFRFHPTDEEVVTHYLTRKVLRESFSCQVITDVDLNKNEPWELPGLAKMGEKEWFFFVHRGRKYPTGTRTNRATKNGYWKATGKDKEIFRGKGRDAVLVGMKKTLVFYTGRAPSGGKTPWVMHEYRLEGQLPHRLPRTAKDDWAVCRVINKDLGARNAPRMEDPLAFLDDLLNNDDLLNNADLLDNADLPMLMDSPSGADDFAGASSSTSSAALPLEADTEHLTIKMEPPQQMQSPNSFMPATANGNLGGVGYSPYQAMGDQQVAIRRYSKPKAEVASSSALLSPSLGLDTAALAGADTSFLMASSRSYFDLEELFRGEPLMDYSNMWKI; encoded by the exons ATGTCGGACGTGACGGCGGTGATGGATCTGGAGGCGGAGGAGCGGCAGCTGGCACTTCCGCCGGGGTTCCGGTTCCACCCCACCGACGAGGAGGTGGTCACCCACTACCTCACCCGCAAGGTCCTCCGCGAATCCTTCTCCTGCCAAGTGATCACCGACGTCGACCTCAACAAGAACGAGCCGTGGGAGCTCCCTG GCCTGGCGAAGATGGGCGAGAAGGAGTGGTTCTTCTTCGTGCACAGGGGCCGGAAGTACCCGACGGGGACGCGCACCAACCGGGCGACGAAGAACGGCTACTGGAAGGCGACGGGGAAGGACAAAGAGATCTTCCGCGGCAAGGGCCGGGACGCCGTCCTCGTCGGCATGAAGAAGACGCTCGTCTTCTACACCGGCCGCGCCCCCAGCGGCGGGAAGACGCCGTGGGTGATGCACGAGTACCGCCTCGAGGGCCAGCTGCCCCATCGCCTTCCCCGCACCGCCAAG GATGATTGGGCTGTTTGCCGGGTGATCAACAAAGACTTGGGGGCGAGGAATGCTCCACGGATGGAGGATCCGCTCGCCTTCCTCGATGACTTGCTCAACAATGATGACTTGCTTAACAACGCCGACCTGCTCGATAACGCTGACCTGCCGATGCTCATGGACTCACCGTCTGGCGCCGACGATTTCGCCGGCGCTTCGAGCTCCACCTCCAGCGCCGCCCTGCCGCTTGAGGCGGACACGGAGCATTTGACTATCAAGATGGAGCCGCCGCAGCAGATGCAGAGCCCAAACTCCTTCATGCCGGCGACGGCCAACGGCAATCTTGGCGGCGTCGGGTACTCACCCTACCAGGCTATGGGCGATCAGCAGGTCGCGATCCGCAGGTACAGCAAGCCGAAGGCGGAGGTAGCGTCTTCGTCCGCGCTGCTGAGCCCTTCGCTGGGCTTGGAcacggcggcgctcgccggcgcggaCACCTCGTTCCTGATGGCGTCGTCGCGGTCGTACTTCGATCTGGAGGAGCTGTTCCGGGGCGAGCCTCTCATGGACTACTCCAACATGTGGAAGATATGA